CGCATCGCTCTGCACGAGATTATTCGGCTGGCGGTCGTCATCGGCGGGCGGCCGCTCGCGGCTCGGGTCGGAAGGTGTGCCACCGCCGGCCGGTAGCGCGGCATCGCCAGGCGCGAAATCAGGGGCCGGTCGGCCAGGGCGGATCGAACGGACGACGATCTCCGCGGTGTGAACGTCGATCGGGGTCACGCGCTGCGTGCCGCCGCTGGCAAACACGTGGCTTGGATCCTCCGATTCGAGCCGGACGCGGTATCGCACGCGCCGCGTATTCTGAGCGTGATCGAGGGGCCGATCGACGCAGACGATCGTCGAGAGCAAAAGGTCGAACCTGGCCGCCCCGGCTTCCGCCATCGCGATCTCGCGCGTCGTGCGGTACGTGACCTGGTGCAAGGCGTCGATCTGCATCTTCAGCACCTCGCCGTCGTGGTTGGTCCACCACACCGAGCGAATGATGTCTCCTTTGGGAAGCGTCGCCGTCCAGTCGATCCGCAGCAGGTCTTCCGAATGGTCCAACAGCATCGTCGGCTCGTAAGCCGTCGAGACCAGCTCGATCTCGGCCACTTGATTGAAGCCGAGCATCAACCCCGAAAGCTTGCGCCGCTGGCCGGGCTGCATCGGCTGCCTGGCCAGAGAATGCTCGGTCGCCTTGAATCCGCCGGCGCCGGCCGGCCAGGGGATCGACGTGCGAAGGGTCTTGCCGGTCGTCATGGTCTGAAACGTGATTTGACCGTCGCGGATTTTCGCTTTGGTGACAATCGGCTCCTGGCCGGAATTGATCTCCGTCTCGATGCGGAGCGGTTCGCCGTCGAGCGTCTCGATGCCGGTCGATTTGATTTTCTCATCCGTTCGTTGGCCGTTGCGATTGACGGAGAAGTTCACCTGCTCGTCGATTCGCAGCAGGGGCTTGCCATGATCGACAAGTCGGCTTTCCGAAGTCCATCCATGGCCGACCTTGACTCCCTGAATGAACATCGCGAACCACTGCTCTTGCGGATCGCCGTTGACATGAGGCCTCAACGCTTCGCCCGGCATTTCCGATCGCCCGGAAGATTCCGGCGCTACGGAGATCGGCGGATCGACCGACGATGAACTCGACTCGGCGGGCGAGCACCCGCCGCAAAGCGCAAGGGCCGGGAGCGCCAAGATCGCCATGGCTCGCGAGGTCGATCGATGAAACCGTGTGAATCGCATCGCGGTTTGTCTCGTTGAGTGGCGTGGCCAAAACGGTCGAGCAATCGGATGGCGGCAGTCGCGCCGGCCGCGTGTTAGTTTCGCGGCAATGCCCTATCCGTACCCGAAATCCGTCGTCAGGGGCAAGTGGAACATCCGCCGTGGCGGCCCGGCTTTGGACTTGAGACCGCAAACGCCCCACCATTCCCATTCGACGGGTTTGGCGCTGGCAAAGTCCCCGCGATCGCGCCGAATTGCCGTCCGGGACAGCGTTTCAGCGATTTCCTACCTGGCGAATAGCGGCACGCGGCGCTACGCGATGCTAAACTAACTTGAGTGGGAATAAGCGGCGAAAATCGGTCATCCGGAACCCGATTTCACCGCTTTGGCGGTTCGCTCCGGCGGGGGAAAGCGGATTTTCCGGCCCTGCCGGGAACCCTGGATGCGGGTTCGAGCAAAGTGCCATTCGGCCGTTCGCCACCCGCGTAACCGCAACCTAGGGTTGCTCAACGAACGAACCGACGGGATCGACAATTTGAGGTTCAGGGCCGACGGCAAACCGTGACCTAGGTTTTCGACCAAAGGCTCAGCAAACCGACTTATCGGGCGCTTCGGCCAGCCGGCCACGAAAACGCCCGAGAGTCCAACAGAGATTGAGATTCGCCGATGGGCTTCTTGAAAAAGATCTTTCGCAATGTCTTCCGCGATGGAGCGCAGGTTGGAACCACCAGCAGCTTTTCCAAGCTCTCGGAAGAAGAGTTGGAAGCGCATCTCGGCGTCGCCCGCTATGGCAACTTCGTCTTGACCGATGCGGTTCGCCCGTCGGCCGATCTGCAAGTCGTGCCGTCGCAGGGCTATCGGCACGACGTGTATTACGACGAAGAGAGCCGCGCTCGCGTTCCGGTGCTGATGGCTGCCGCTACGCACGACAAGCTCTTTGAAACCTTCATGGACCTCTTGGATCCGCTCGGCTTCGAGGTCGACGTGGTGCTCGAGACGAGCCACAACCGCGAGAGCCGCGGACACCTCGATCTGTACCGCGAGCACATCGATTTGCCGGTGCTCAAGAGCATCCTCTGGGATTTCGAGGAGCTGCTGATCAACGATGGCTGCACGGGCATCGCCGTGCTCAATCCGGGCGTGCCGATGGAGGTGCAGTTCGACGAGCACAAGCTGCTCATCGCCTACGGCCACGACCTCGAGCCGTTCGAGGACGTGCTGCGCGACCGGCGAATCGCTTGCAACGACAAGATGAAATTCATCACCGAGGCCGAGCACGTCCATTCCTCGAGCGACCAATTCGCTCAGCAGTTCGAGGAACTGAAGATGCGGCTGGGGATGGATTGCGACTTTGATTGCCAGTAGATGCGGCATCTTGCCGCATCGATTGAAGCAGCGGGACGCCGCTTCCACGCGTCAGAACGAATACGCCTTGCCGTCCAGTTCGATCACGACCGGCTCATCGAACGTCATATACTTGGCCACGTCGCGGCCGAATTTGTCGATCAGCTCGAAATACTCCTTGCTATAGCGCTCGATCTTGATCGGCTGCTTCTCCTGGTCTACGGTCACGGTCGAGTCGATCCACTTGTCGCCGCGGCGGTAGAAGACTTTGCGGCCGATTGAGCGGACGTTCTGAACGACCTTGGCGCCTTCCGCGTCGGCCGGTTTGGTTGCCGCGGTTGCTAGGCTGTCGCCCAGCGGCTGTGCGATGGTAGCGCGGGCCAGAGGGGCGCTTTCCCCCGGCATCAAGCCGCTATCTCTGAAGTAGAATCCGCGGTCGGCGGATCGAGCGCCGCCGCCGCGCCCTGCGAAACCACCTCCTGCCGCGCCGCCAGCGTATGTCCCATCGACCGGCGTCGCCGCTTTGAGCAAATGCTCCTTCGCCTCGCGCTGCTCAACGCCAATCTGCCCCTCGACCTCTTTGAGCAAGTCGAGCCGCCGATCGACTTCCTGGAAGGTAGTGGACACGTCGCGGTTGGCGCCGTTTTCGTCGGCCATAAACGACGTGTACGGCGTCAGAACGCCGTGCCGCCTTGAGAGAGCAATCAATTCCTTGACCAACTCCTCGTTTCGCCCCTTGAGGTCGAGTTCGTCGAGGATCTCGCCGATCCGGCGAACGGCCCAGAGCTTTTCGATAAAGGCCGTGCTTTCGTCGTTGCTTTTTTCGACGAGCGTGGCCGGAAAATCGAACTTCTCCTCTTTGTCGCCGACGTGCCCCTTCACGACGACCTTGGCAGTTCCAGGATGTTTGTAGCGCCCCACGATCACGAGCTGTTCGCCGGCGAACAGGTCGTGGGACTCCCTCGGATAAACGCGATTGACTGGCTGGCCCCGTTCGGATGCGCCGCCCTCGATATCCCACTTGATCGAAAGATCGTTCAGCACCGGCGCGCTAATGCGATTGTATAGGGCGCTCACGCGCGATTCGATGTTCTCGTTCGGCCGCACATATTCGCTGTCCCCGAAATTCTCGCGGGCCAGCTTATCGAGCAGCCGGCTGTTCAGGTCGTATCCCACTCCGAACGTGAAAATCCGGGCATGCACCTTGTTGTATTGCTTCGCGTTTTCGATGATCTTCGACTCATTTTGCTCGCCGTCCGTCGGCAATCCGTCGGTGAGGAAGAGCACGAGGCTGGGCCGGCTCGCATCGTGCAATGGAGTGAGCGCCGCCCGAAGCGCCCCATCAATGTTCGTGCTGCCGCCGGCGTAGATACCCTCGATGAAGCCCAGAGCCGCTTTCCGCGTCTCATCGTTGAGCTTCTGCAGCTCGGGCTTCCAACTTTCCACTTCGCTGTCGAAGGCGATCACGTTGAACAGGTCTCCATCGTGCAGATTGTTGAGCACGAACTTCGCAGCTCCCTTGGCCTGCTCGATCTTCTCGCCGCTCATGCTCCCCGAGCGATCGACCACGAACACGACCGTTTTCTTAGGCTGCTCGTCGCCGGCGGCCTTGATCGCGGGGCTCGCGAGCAAAAGAAAGTAGCCATCCTCGCTGTCGTTATGGCGATAGCTCAGCACGGTGGCTCCAACTTGTCCCCTGCCGACGTCGTAAAACAGCCGAAAATCACCCGTGGGAATGTTGTTCTCGGCCTTGTAAGTGACGACGGCATGCTTGTCGTCCGGCCGCTTGATCTCGACGGCATGGCTCGGGCTGTAGACGTTTTTGATCTCGGACTGGCTGTCGATGGCCACCTGAAACTTGATCGATTCGACCGGCTGCGACGTGTATTTCGC
The nucleotide sequence above comes from Pirellulales bacterium. Encoded proteins:
- a CDS encoding transglutaminase family protein — translated: MAILALPALALCGGCSPAESSSSSVDPPISVAPESSGRSEMPGEALRPHVNGDPQEQWFAMFIQGVKVGHGWTSESRLVDHGKPLLRIDEQVNFSVNRNGQRTDEKIKSTGIETLDGEPLRIETEINSGQEPIVTKAKIRDGQITFQTMTTGKTLRTSIPWPAGAGGFKATEHSLARQPMQPGQRRKLSGLMLGFNQVAEIELVSTAYEPTMLLDHSEDLLRIDWTATLPKGDIIRSVWWTNHDGEVLKMQIDALHQVTYRTTREIAMAEAGAARFDLLLSTIVCVDRPLDHAQNTRRVRYRVRLESEDPSHVFASGGTQRVTPIDVHTAEIVVRSIRPGRPAPDFAPGDAALPAGGGTPSDPSRERPPADDDRQPNNLVQSDAPRIVELAKRAAGQGTDAWETAAALERFVHQYVVAKDYLKAFSTAVEVADSREGACSQHAVLLAALARSRGIPARVAIGLVYVDDHPGFAFHMWNEVWIGDRWIPLDATRGLGGIGAAYLKLTDSSLQGEAAYSCFLPVSQVIGQAKIEILDAE
- a CDS encoding VIT and VWA domain-containing protein; this encodes MSRLSPHLPILSCLVVLCSLSAPGVGRAQGVLINVNPAEQVILPRPIIVYPPYYPHPRPQPIPDSAYKIKALEVNVKLQEQVARVQVSQSFENTGSRAMEVCFVFPLPYDGAVDQLTLLIDGKEYPAKLMPASEARHLYEEIVRKNRDPALLEWMGTGLFKTSVFPVPPGAERSVTLRYSQLCRKTDGLTDFLFPLSTAKYTSQPVESIKFQVAIDSQSEIKNVYSPSHAVEIKRPDDKHAVVTYKAENNIPTGDFRLFYDVGRGQVGATVLSYRHNDSEDGYFLLLASPAIKAAGDEQPKKTVVFVVDRSGSMSGEKIEQAKGAAKFVLNNLHDGDLFNVIAFDSEVESWKPELQKLNDETRKAALGFIEGIYAGGSTNIDGALRAALTPLHDASRPSLVLFLTDGLPTDGEQNESKIIENAKQYNKVHARIFTFGVGYDLNSRLLDKLARENFGDSEYVRPNENIESRVSALYNRISAPVLNDLSIKWDIEGGASERGQPVNRVYPRESHDLFAGEQLVIVGRYKHPGTAKVVVKGHVGDKEEKFDFPATLVEKSNDESTAFIEKLWAVRRIGEILDELDLKGRNEELVKELIALSRRHGVLTPYTSFMADENGANRDVSTTFQEVDRRLDLLKEVEGQIGVEQREAKEHLLKAATPVDGTYAGGAAGGGFAGRGGGARSADRGFYFRDSGLMPGESAPLARATIAQPLGDSLATAATKPADAEGAKVVQNVRSIGRKVFYRRGDKWIDSTVTVDQEKQPIKIERYSKEYFELIDKFGRDVAKYMTFDEPVVIELDGKAYSF